Proteins from a single region of Desulfobacter postgatei 2ac9:
- a CDS encoding N-acetylmuramoyl-L-alanine amidase translates to MNIRFNCLFTVFIPILACLCLLAWSKGTALAGDTAKERYLTADTCLKKLKRSAVDINKVTAWLACIEKYKSIHQDFPGDSWAPAGLYKAAELYLQLAKKSGNVNWNQQADDLIARLNKFYPQSAYSARAKTLAAANASSPRQNNGEVKTKQSQKALTRNDEAITEYHTQKLAQAEAADTGEYQQPSDIIKKDRQNLSDSGLEPLQRDDTNPSPPKEDTTVTDLRFWSNPEYSRVVINADRDRKFTHKLLNKDPALNVPFQRLYVDIEQAKLGRNIPEHTPINDDLLKQARAAQFDCHTVRVVVDIKNFDNYKIFSLKDPFRIVIDLWGKDGTVPMDEVTLKNAPMKNLVHEKPMYKTPMYKKPVHEKPVYKTPMYEKPVYERPVYERPDRITTDHLKSSDIARQLALGVRKIVIDPGHGGKDPGAPGYIGGVWEKDIVLKLATNLAEKLRKRLNCEVLLTRSTDQKLTLEERTAIANTKRADLFISMHCNAANDKKLSGIETYILNLATDEQSIAVAARENATSEKNISDLAYILNDLMKHTKIEESTRLAGNVHKSMISGMKKRYSNIRDLGVKQAPFYVLLGARMPAILIETSFISNKTECKRLMTASYRNDICNAIANGIEKYINATNPKHR, encoded by the coding sequence ATGAATATCCGGTTTAATTGCTTATTCACCGTTTTTATTCCAATTCTGGCCTGCCTTTGCCTGCTTGCCTGGAGCAAGGGAACAGCCCTTGCCGGTGATACGGCCAAAGAAAGGTACTTGACAGCAGATACCTGTCTTAAAAAGTTGAAACGGTCTGCAGTGGATATAAATAAGGTAACGGCCTGGCTGGCCTGTATTGAAAAATACAAATCCATTCATCAGGATTTTCCCGGCGATTCCTGGGCACCGGCCGGACTTTATAAGGCCGCAGAACTCTATTTACAACTGGCCAAAAAATCGGGCAATGTCAACTGGAACCAGCAGGCCGATGATCTTATCGCCCGCCTCAACAAATTTTATCCCCAAAGTGCCTACAGTGCCCGCGCCAAAACCCTTGCCGCAGCAAACGCCTCAAGCCCCCGACAAAACAACGGTGAAGTAAAAACAAAACAATCCCAAAAAGCGTTGACACGCAATGACGAGGCCATTACAGAATATCACACGCAAAAGCTGGCCCAGGCTGAAGCTGCAGATACAGGGGAATATCAGCAGCCGTCGGATATTATAAAAAAGGACAGACAGAATCTTTCCGATTCCGGTCTCGAGCCCCTCCAACGGGATGATACGAACCCGTCGCCTCCCAAAGAGGATACAACAGTTACGGACTTAAGGTTCTGGTCCAACCCGGAATACAGCAGGGTCGTGATCAATGCAGACAGAGACCGAAAATTCACCCATAAACTTTTAAACAAAGACCCGGCCCTAAACGTCCCCTTCCAGAGATTGTATGTGGATATTGAACAGGCAAAACTTGGCCGGAACATTCCGGAGCATACCCCCATAAACGATGATCTGCTTAAACAGGCCCGGGCCGCACAGTTTGATTGCCACACCGTCAGGGTGGTGGTGGATATCAAAAATTTTGATAATTATAAGATTTTTTCTTTAAAAGACCCTTTCCGCATTGTCATTGACCTGTGGGGAAAAGACGGCACTGTGCCCATGGACGAGGTTACCCTTAAAAACGCGCCGATGAAAAACCTTGTGCATGAAAAGCCGATGTATAAAACGCCGATGTATAAAAAACCGGTGCATGAAAAGCCGGTGTATAAAACGCCGATGTATGAAAAGCCGGTGTATGAAAGGCCGGTGTATGAAAGGCCGGACCGCATCACCACGGACCATCTGAAATCCTCTGACATTGCCCGTCAGCTGGCTTTAGGTGTCAGAAAAATCGTCATTGATCCCGGCCACGGCGGCAAGGATCCTGGTGCTCCAGGATATATTGGAGGCGTATGGGAAAAGGACATTGTGCTTAAACTGGCAACAAATCTTGCAGAAAAACTGCGCAAACGCTTGAACTGTGAAGTTTTGCTTACCCGGAGCACAGACCAAAAACTGACCCTGGAGGAACGAACTGCCATTGCCAATACCAAGCGGGCTGATCTGTTTATTTCAATGCACTGCAATGCTGCCAACGACAAAAAACTGTCCGGCATTGAAACCTATATTTTAAACCTTGCCACTGATGAACAGTCCATTGCCGTGGCTGCCAGAGAAAATGCCACATCTGAAAAAAACATCTCGGATCTGGCCTATATCCTCAATGATCTGATGAAGCATACCAAGATAGAGGAATCCACGCGACTTGCCGGTAACGTTCACAAATCCATGATATCAGGCATGAAAAAAAGATACAGCAATATCCGTGATCTGGGGGTTAAACAGGCCCCGTTCTATGTACTGCTCGGAGCGCGGATGCCTGCAATTCTCATTGAGACATCTTTTATCTCCAACAAAACCGAATGCAAACGTCTGATGACCGCTTCCTACCGCAATGACATCTGCAACGCCATTGCCAACGGGATAGAAAAATACATCAATGCCACAAATC
- the mutS gene encoding DNA mismatch repair protein MutS produces the protein MVEKKQTPMMAQYLAIKETCQDAILFYRMGDFYEMFLEDAVKAAGILEIALTSRNKNDPDPVPMCGVPYKAADLYIAKLIEKGCKVAVCEQVEDPAQAKGLVKREIIRVITPGMILNDSLLDRETNNFLVAISKTPEHAGLACIDISTGSFTTCQVKRTSGTIPYALLDEALKLSPKEVLLPESFKSDPAMAAIRKTFSHVEITYLDNYTFRPDNARQLLTEQFATRSLEGFGIERMQACICAAGAAISYVRDTQLSDTSHIYKVIPYNLNDFMVIDDRSCKNLELLTNIQTQSPKGSLIQILDKTVTAMGGRLIKQWVRYPLVDKDLIQQRLHAIEELIDAPSTHQTLGYLLKSVYDLERLGSRISMGQGNARDMLSLKNSLSVLPVLFKEVEIFESPILNGDGLNGAGTDEKQALVEGLEELAQLIGKAIREDAVHVLNEGNLINDGYSPELDELLSITRDGKSWIAKTEKKEKESTGLSSLKIKYNKVFGYFIEVSKAQSAQVPDHYIRKQTLVNAERFITQEMKAVEDTIFNAQERRNALEYEIFCTVREKVAQRTKDILTMAQFIAAMDVVQGLARAAVENAYVKPDINDDRHIDIQDGRHPVVEKLIQGERYVPNSIFLDDTQCQQILITGPNMAGKSTVLRQVALTVLMAQMGSFVPAVSASICITDRIFTRVGALDNLSSGQSTFMVEMEETANIVNNATEKSLVILDEIGRGTSTYDGMSIAWAVAEYLHDLNGKGVKTLFATHYHELLQLEEIKPRIKNYNIAVKEFNDNIVFLRSLVKGGTNRSYGIQVARLAGVPDDIIDLAKSVLASAEHHPMTPAPLPVPVKKKKGSKKQSNSGQMNLFGPSDDDLRQMLHNVDIAQMTPLDALNFLNELKLKVEA, from the coding sequence ATGGTCGAAAAGAAACAAACACCCATGATGGCCCAATATCTGGCCATCAAAGAAACCTGTCAGGACGCCATACTTTTTTACCGGATGGGGGACTTTTATGAAATGTTTCTTGAGGATGCGGTCAAGGCGGCCGGTATCCTTGAAATCGCGCTGACATCCCGGAATAAAAACGACCCGGACCCCGTTCCCATGTGCGGCGTACCTTACAAGGCAGCCGATCTTTATATTGCCAAACTCATTGAAAAGGGCTGCAAGGTTGCGGTGTGTGAGCAGGTGGAGGATCCGGCCCAGGCCAAGGGGCTTGTTAAACGGGAGATTATCCGGGTCATCACCCCGGGCATGATCCTCAATGATTCCCTTTTGGACCGGGAAACAAACAACTTTCTGGTGGCGATTTCCAAAACGCCCGAACACGCCGGTCTTGCCTGCATAGACATCTCCACGGGCAGTTTTACCACCTGCCAGGTAAAACGCACCTCGGGCACCATCCCCTACGCCCTTTTAGACGAGGCTTTAAAGCTGTCCCCTAAGGAGGTGCTGCTGCCGGAGAGCTTCAAATCCGATCCGGCCATGGCCGCCATCAGGAAAACCTTTTCCCACGTTGAAATCACATATCTGGACAACTATACGTTCCGGCCTGACAATGCCCGGCAGCTTCTGACGGAACAATTTGCCACCCGCAGCCTTGAAGGATTCGGCATTGAACGCATGCAGGCCTGTATATGCGCCGCAGGCGCCGCCATCTCCTATGTCCGGGACACCCAGTTGTCGGACACCAGTCATATTTATAAAGTCATTCCATATAATCTCAATGACTTCATGGTCATTGACGACAGGTCCTGCAAAAACCTGGAACTTCTGACCAATATCCAGACGCAGAGTCCAAAAGGCTCTTTGATCCAAATTCTGGACAAAACCGTCACGGCCATGGGCGGCAGGCTGATCAAGCAGTGGGTCAGATATCCTCTGGTGGATAAAGACCTGATACAGCAGCGCCTTCATGCCATAGAGGAGCTGATTGACGCACCATCCACCCACCAGACACTTGGCTATCTTCTTAAATCCGTATATGATCTTGAGCGATTAGGCTCCCGTATATCCATGGGCCAGGGTAATGCCCGGGACATGCTTTCTCTTAAGAATTCACTTTCTGTCCTGCCCGTTTTGTTCAAGGAGGTCGAAATATTTGAAAGCCCGATTCTCAATGGTGACGGCCTCAATGGTGCCGGCACAGATGAAAAGCAGGCCCTGGTTGAGGGCCTGGAAGAACTGGCCCAATTGATCGGCAAAGCCATCCGGGAAGATGCCGTACACGTACTCAACGAAGGCAACCTCATCAACGACGGCTACAGCCCGGAGCTGGATGAACTTTTATCTATCACGAGGGACGGAAAGTCCTGGATTGCAAAAACGGAAAAAAAGGAAAAGGAAAGCACAGGGCTTTCTTCGCTTAAAATAAAATACAATAAGGTGTTCGGGTATTTCATTGAAGTCTCAAAGGCCCAGTCTGCCCAGGTACCGGATCACTATATCCGGAAACAGACCCTTGTCAATGCAGAGCGGTTCATCACCCAGGAGATGAAAGCGGTGGAAGATACCATATTCAATGCCCAGGAACGCCGAAACGCGCTGGAATACGAAATTTTCTGTACGGTCCGGGAGAAGGTGGCCCAACGGACAAAGGATATCCTGACCATGGCACAATTTATTGCCGCAATGGACGTGGTACAGGGACTTGCCAGGGCTGCCGTTGAAAATGCCTATGTAAAGCCTGACATCAATGATGACCGGCATATTGACATTCAGGACGGCAGGCATCCGGTGGTGGAAAAGCTTATCCAGGGTGAGCGGTATGTACCCAATTCCATTTTTCTGGACGATACCCAGTGCCAGCAGATCCTGATCACCGGTCCAAACATGGCAGGCAAATCCACGGTGCTTCGCCAGGTGGCCTTAACCGTACTCATGGCCCAGATGGGTTCCTTTGTGCCGGCAGTGAGTGCCTCCATCTGCATCACTGATCGGATATTCACCCGGGTGGGGGCACTGGACAACCTTTCCTCCGGGCAGAGCACCTTCATGGTTGAGATGGAAGAAACCGCCAATATTGTTAATAATGCCACAGAAAAAAGCCTGGTGATTCTTGACGAAATCGGCAGGGGCACATCCACCTACGACGGTATGAGCATTGCCTGGGCCGTGGCCGAGTACCTGCATGACTTGAATGGTAAAGGGGTAAAAACCCTTTTTGCCACCCATTACCATGAGCTGCTCCAGCTTGAGGAGATCAAACCCCGGATCAAAAATTACAATATTGCAGTCAAGGAGTTCAACGACAATATTGTGTTTCTGCGCAGCCTGGTCAAAGGAGGCACCAACCGCAGTTACGGCATCCAGGTGGCCCGCCTGGCAGGGGTTCCCGATGATATTATTGATCTTGCCAAATCAGTTCTGGCGTCTGCGGAACACCACCCCATGACACCGGCGCCTTTGCCCGTGCCCGTCAAAAAGAAAAAAGGATCTAAAAAACAAAGCAACAGTGGACAGATGAACCTGTTCGGTCCATCGGACGATGATCTGCGCCAGATGCTGCACAACGTGGATATTGCACAAATGACCCCCCTGGATGCCCTGAATTTTTTAAATGAACTCAAGCTCAAGGTTGAGGCATGA
- a CDS encoding metallophosphoesterase family protein encodes MRIYAVADIHGKSQHMETIYKILDLYEPQLIVVPGDMTHFFNWSTVLSQLDSLPVPVLVVRGNTDLKRIEPRVKQAANITLLTETPLQIEGFSFVGTSGTLSLPFANRVGLNEKKRLAALPCPMEPDTIFVVHTPPKGTCDRMCKKIHAGSRNLARFIQAASPSLVLCGHIHEDFGLSLLHESTVVNCAIAGPGSGAIIDLEKNEAPRVNLLQPETP; translated from the coding sequence ATGCGCATATATGCAGTTGCCGACATCCACGGCAAATCCCAACATATGGAAACCATTTACAAAATTTTAGACCTTTACGAGCCGCAGTTAATAGTTGTCCCCGGGGATATGACCCATTTTTTCAACTGGTCCACCGTCCTTTCCCAACTTGACAGTCTGCCGGTTCCTGTACTGGTGGTCCGGGGAAATACGGACTTAAAGCGCATTGAACCCCGGGTAAAACAAGCAGCGAACATCACGCTGTTGACCGAAACGCCTCTTCAGATCGAAGGCTTTTCTTTTGTTGGGACTTCAGGGACTCTGTCTTTGCCCTTTGCCAACAGAGTCGGCCTGAATGAAAAAAAACGGCTTGCCGCCCTGCCCTGCCCCATGGAGCCGGACACGATTTTTGTGGTCCATACACCGCCAAAAGGGACGTGTGACCGTATGTGCAAAAAAATCCATGCCGGCAGCCGGAATCTGGCCCGATTTATCCAAGCTGCATCCCCGAGTCTTGTGCTTTGCGGCCATATCCACGAAGACTTTGGGCTTAGCCTCCTGCATGAAAGTACTGTGGTTAACTGCGCCATAGCAGGCCCAGGATCAGGGGCCATTATTGACCTTGAAAAAAATGAAGCCCCCAGGGTTAATCTCTTACAACCGGAGACGCCATAA
- the hutI gene encoding imidazolonepropionase, which translates to MTNAQGYWDILFAHADIATMARGRYNIIKDGAIGVTKGKIQWIGSSDRLQASSSAIADEIIDCSGKWILPGFVDCHTHLIWAGSRSNEFEMRLSGASYEDIAKQGGGIAATVAAVRGASEDELFNIASRRISHFLSRGTTCVEIKSGYGLDLENELKMLAVAQRLDQCFPLHVSPTFLGAHALPPEYKGRADDYVDLIINTMLPRIKSQGIACAVDVFCESIAFSPEQTKQLFAAATALGLPVKLHAEQLSDSGGATLAAQFKALSCDHLEYLSLEGAKAMAHAGVIAVLLPGAFYMLKETRKPPVEDLIRLEIPMAVATDLNPGTSPVYDMTAVMNMGCILFGLTCEQALAGATINGAKALGLDKRKGSLETGKDADFVVWDIDAPADLSYQVGISLVNKVVIAGKIAYNA; encoded by the coding sequence ATGACCAATGCACAGGGATACTGGGATATCCTATTTGCTCATGCAGATATTGCCACCATGGCCCGGGGCCGCTACAACATCATCAAAGACGGCGCCATCGGGGTGACCAAAGGAAAAATCCAGTGGATCGGTTCCTCTGACAGACTTCAGGCCTCATCTTCGGCCATTGCCGATGAGATCATTGACTGTTCAGGCAAGTGGATTCTTCCCGGATTTGTCGACTGTCATACCCATCTGATCTGGGCCGGTTCCAGGTCCAATGAATTTGAGATGCGGCTGTCCGGCGCAAGTTACGAAGATATTGCAAAACAGGGCGGTGGGATTGCCGCCACGGTTGCAGCTGTGCGTGGGGCGTCTGAAGACGAGCTGTTTAACATCGCATCCCGGCGCATCAGCCATTTTCTAAGCCGGGGCACCACCTGTGTGGAGATTAAGTCCGGATATGGACTGGATCTTGAAAATGAACTGAAAATGCTGGCTGTTGCGCAGCGTCTGGACCAATGCTTTCCGTTGCATGTTTCCCCCACTTTTCTCGGGGCACATGCCCTGCCCCCGGAATACAAAGGCCGGGCTGACGACTATGTGGACCTGATCATCAACACCATGCTGCCCAGAATCAAAAGCCAGGGCATTGCCTGTGCAGTGGATGTATTCTGCGAATCAATCGCTTTTTCCCCAGAGCAGACAAAACAGCTGTTTGCCGCAGCCACAGCGTTAGGTCTGCCGGTCAAACTCCATGCAGAACAGCTCTCCGATTCGGGAGGCGCGACCCTTGCCGCGCAGTTCAAGGCGCTGTCCTGTGACCACCTGGAATACCTTTCCCTTGAGGGCGCAAAGGCCATGGCCCATGCAGGTGTCATTGCCGTCCTTTTACCGGGCGCCTTTTACATGCTTAAAGAGACCCGGAAACCGCCGGTGGAAGATCTTATCCGCCTTGAAATACCCATGGCTGTGGCCACGGACCTGAATCCGGGCACAAGCCCGGTGTATGACATGACCGCTGTGATGAATATGGGCTGTATACTGTTCGGACTGACCTGTGAACAGGCTCTTGCCGGAGCCACCATCAACGGGGCAAAAGCCCTGGGCCTTGACAAACGCAAAGGCAGCCTGGAAACAGGAAAAGATGCCGACTTTGTGGTGTGGGATATTGATGCACCGGCAGACCTGAGCTACCAGGTGGGCATAAGCCTTGTAAACAAGGTTGTGATTGCAGGCAAAATCGCATATAACGCCTAA
- the hutH gene encoding histidine ammonia-lyase — MTNGPVQLNGQNFTLGQLVDIARNGRAVAVSVNSEARIKKARNLVEHWVKKGTRIYGVTTGFGALSDVTISFEDTKTLQRNILLSHAAGVGNCMADDVVRAMMALRINDFCRGNSGLRLETIQTLAHLLNAGIIPVVPEKGSVGASGDLVPMAHLSLVLIGEGEAFVDGVRMPGAQALAAKNIEPLELDAGEGLALINGTQFMLALGCLALHDALNLCKHADIAASMSLETLMGTRTAFDPRIHNARPHLGQMKAASDMMKITQNSEIISSHSDCSRVQDAYTLRCSPQVHGASWDAFGYVERVIRVEMNSSTENPLIFPESGEFLSGGNFHGQPLALACDFLGIAIAELANISERRVERLVNPQLSGLPAFLVKDTGLNSGFMIAQYVAASLVSENKILAHPACVDSIPTSANKEDHVSMGAIAARKCRDIVENTEQVIAIELLCGAQAIDMFTNLKAGKGTMAAYQTIRSKVTCMTKDRFLSADIAAVRKLLHSGRIVKAVENAVGRLY, encoded by the coding sequence ATGACGAATGGTCCTGTTCAGCTCAATGGGCAGAATTTTACCCTTGGCCAATTGGTTGATATTGCCCGTAACGGCAGAGCCGTTGCGGTGTCCGTAAATTCCGAAGCCCGGATTAAAAAAGCACGGAACCTGGTGGAGCATTGGGTAAAAAAGGGCACGCGCATTTATGGTGTGACCACGGGATTCGGGGCGTTGTCCGATGTTACCATCTCATTTGAGGATACAAAAACCTTGCAGCGCAATATTCTTTTATCCCATGCGGCAGGTGTGGGCAACTGCATGGCGGATGATGTGGTCAGGGCCATGATGGCCTTGCGGATCAATGATTTCTGCAGGGGAAATTCCGGGCTGCGTCTTGAAACCATTCAAACCCTTGCCCATCTCCTCAATGCCGGTATTATTCCTGTGGTGCCTGAAAAAGGGTCGGTGGGGGCCAGCGGCGATCTTGTGCCCATGGCCCATCTCTCCCTGGTGCTGATCGGCGAAGGAGAAGCCTTTGTGGACGGGGTGCGCATGCCCGGGGCACAAGCCCTGGCGGCAAAAAATATTGAACCTCTGGAACTTGATGCAGGGGAAGGGCTTGCCCTGATCAACGGTACCCAGTTCATGCTTGCTTTGGGCTGCCTTGCCCTTCATGATGCATTAAATCTTTGCAAACATGCTGACATTGCCGCTTCCATGAGTCTTGAAACCCTGATGGGCACACGAACCGCCTTTGATCCCAGAATTCATAATGCCCGGCCCCATTTAGGACAGATGAAAGCTGCCTCCGATATGATGAAAATCACCCAGAATTCCGAAATCATATCTTCCCACAGCGACTGTTCAAGGGTCCAGGATGCCTATACCCTGAGGTGTTCCCCCCAGGTCCATGGGGCATCCTGGGATGCGTTCGGTTATGTGGAACGGGTGATCCGGGTGGAGATGAACTCCTCTACAGAAAATCCGCTGATTTTTCCGGAATCCGGCGAGTTCCTTTCCGGGGGTAACTTCCACGGCCAGCCGTTGGCCCTGGCCTGTGATTTTTTAGGCATTGCCATTGCAGAGCTTGCCAATATCTCCGAACGCCGGGTTGAGCGCCTGGTCAATCCGCAGCTCTCGGGCCTGCCTGCCTTTTTGGTTAAGGACACGGGGCTCAATTCCGGATTCATGATTGCTCAGTATGTGGCGGCCTCCCTGGTCTCTGAGAATAAGATTCTTGCACACCCGGCTTGTGTGGACTCCATTCCCACCTCCGCCAACAAGGAGGATCATGTCTCCATGGGCGCCATTGCGGCGCGCAAATGTCGGGATATCGTGGAAAATACTGAGCAGGTTATTGCCATTGAGCTTTTATGCGGAGCCCAGGCCATTGATATGTTCACCAATCTTAAAGCCGGCAAAGGCACCATGGCTGCATATCAAACCATCCGCAGCAAGGTGACCTGCATGACAAAGGACCGATTTTTGTCAGCAGATATTGCCGCTGTTCGAAAGCTTTTGCACAGCGGCCGGATTGTTAAGGCTGTGGAGAATGCCGTAGGCAGACTCTACTAG